One window of Phalacrocorax carbo chromosome 1, bPhaCar2.1, whole genome shotgun sequence genomic DNA carries:
- the EDNRB gene encoding endothelin receptor type B: MPATRPWRLPAFLLLLFLSCRAAAEGDGSLRQPSPGRQSPPAAADAVPPTAGSPGVRGAEPNASRPAALPKSGGGVAGGRPRSGSPPMCTGQTEIKETFKYINTVVSCLVFVLGIIGNSTLLRIIYKNKCMRNGPNILIASLALGDLLHIIIDIPISVYKLLAEDWPFGVEMCKLVPFIQKASVGITVLSLCALSIDRYRAVASWSRIKGIGVPKWTAVEIVLIWVISVILAVPEAIAFDMIMMEYRGKDLRICLLHPTQKSTFMMFYKQAKDWWLFSFYFCLPLAITAFFYTLMTCEMLRKKSGMQIALNDHLKQRREVAKTVFCLVLVFALCWLPLHLSRILKLTIYDQKDPNRCELLSFFLVMDYIGINMASLNSCINPIALYLVSKRFQNCFKSCLCCWCQSKDLLSLEERQSCLKFKANDHGYDNFRSSNKYSSS; the protein is encoded by the exons ATGCCCGCCACCCGACCGTGGCGGCTGcccgccttcctcctcctcctcttcctcagctgcCGCGCCGCCGCCGAGGGCGACGGCTCCCTGCGGCAGCCGAGCCCGGGCAGGCAGagcccgccggcggcggccgaCGCCGTCCCCCCGACGGCCGGGAGCCCCGGGGTGCGGGGCGCCGAGCCCAACGCCTCCCGGCCGGCCGCGCTGCCCAAGAGCGGCGGGGGGGTGgccggcgggcggccgcgctcGGGTTCGCCCCCCATGTGCACGGGGCAAACGGAGATCAAGGAGACTTTCAAGTACATCAACACGGTGGTGTCCTGCCTCGTCTTCGTCCTGGGCATCATCGGCAACTCCACGCTGCTGCGGATCATCTACAAGAACAAGTGCATGAGGAACGGCCCCAACATCCTCATCGCCAGCCTGGCCCTGGGCGACCTGCTCCACATCATCATCGACATCCCCATCAGCGTCTACAAG ctaCTTGCAGAGGACTGGCCCTTCGGTGTTGAAATGTGCAAATTAGTACCCTTCATTCAGAAGGCTTCAGTGGGTATCACAGTGTTGAGTTTGTGTGCCCTCAGTATAGACAG GTACCGAGCAGTTGCTTCTTGGAGTCGTATTAAAGGAATTGGAGTGCCAAAGTGGACTGCTGTTGAAATTGTACTGATCTGGGTGATATCGGTGATATTGGCTGTTCCAGAAGCTATTGCATTTGACATGATTATGATGGAGTACAGAGGAAAGGATCTTAGAATCTGCCTGCTTCACCCCACGCAGAAATCGACCTTTATGATG tTTTACAAGCAAGCTAAAGACTGGTGGCTGTTTAgcttttacttctgtttgcCACTGGCTATCACAGCATTTTTCTATACTCTCATGACCTGTGAGATGTTACGAAAGAAAAGTGGGATGCAGATTGCTTTAAATGACCACTTAAAACAG agacGTGAGGTGGCCAAAACTGTGTTCTGTCTGGTACTTGTTTTTGCCTTGTGTTGGCTCCCACTTCATTTAAGCAGAATATTGAAGCTCACTATTTATGATCAGAAGGACCCCAACAGATGTGAACTTTTAAG CTTTTTTCTTGTGATGGACTACATTGGCATTAACATGGCTTCACTGAATTCCTGCATCAATCCGATAGCTCTGTATTTGGTGAGCAAAAGATTCCAAAACTGCTTTAAG tCGTGCTTGTGTTGCTGGTGCCAATCCAAAGATCTGTTGTCCCTGGAGGAAAGGCAGTCCTGTTTAAAGTTCAAAGCGAATGATCACGGATATGATAATTTCCGCTCCAGTAACAAGTACAGCTCTTCATAG